The DNA region GGACGAATGAGACTATGCGCAATTTCGAGACGAGTTCCCCTTCTTATTCATTATCCATCATTGTCAAAGGTGTTTCGCGATCTTCGTGTCTATCTCGTGGGAAGCCAAACAGTAACGAAGTCTTCGTGATCGATCGCGAGATTCTGTCGGGGACGTCGGGAGGGTTTCGTAGTTTCTTTCACATCGAGATTAACTCGACGACGAGCGAGTGTGACTCTGCCAGAAAGAAGAGGGGGTAAAGGGGTTGGGAGGTTAGGTCGCGGGACGCGGGGTGGGTGGGGTCGAAAATGGGAATGATAATAAAAATGCGCGTATGGTAATTGTAGAATGCCGACAGAACTTCGTCCGCGCCGCTTCGATAGAATTGAAACTTGTTCGATGAACTTCTTGAAAGCGATGTGATTAATTATATTCGACTAGGAAGACGATTAGCGAATAGTGTCTATACTCGACCGTGTACCGCGCGCACTCGGGATCGTCTCGAAACATGGATGCATCTCGACGATCGTCTCCGGCAGACGATCCGTCGAAATCGTCTCACTGCATGTGGTACGTGCGAACGAATAATTTCCTCGTTTATCCCGATTCCGTTTCGTAGCTACGTGAACGTTCCATGCCGATCGTGCACTTCGAATAAGCGAAATTCGAAAATCTTTATTGCATTATCCGAGACACAGCGATAAAGTCAAGTCACCACTATTGCCAACTAGAAGTCGAAATTAAACGAAATTCGTAAGAATCGCGATAGAGATTAGAATATTAGAATTTCAATGCGCAATTACAACTGTTTCTTTCTTAATCGAACGATTCGGAATATACTGGAAAAGgaattgtataattataatgAACGATTGTCACGCTTACCATTATACGTAGTTCTTGCTAGCAAAACGTTATGGCCAATTTTAACACGAGACGATCTGCGTTGTACGACGAGGTTAATTCTTCGTATTACGTTTTCTCACAGTTCCTGGATATTCGCACGAATTTAAACGTAAAATCACCACAAAACGATCACCACAGAAATTATCACCGTTTATCGATTCCGTAAGGTAAAACGTCACTGCCTGTATTATTCGAAGATGTTCTATTTCGAAATACGTTTTTCGCGATTTGTTCTATGATTAATGGCGCGATCAGTTCTATCGGCTAAAACCGAATATTCAAAGATGGCGTAGGCGATACGTACCGATTGCATCGAGACGACCCATGGTGACAAATTTTGGTACTTAATGCGCATTGAGTATAAACACGAGCCAATAAGAAAATGTTATATATCCGTGCATGCGTGTCAAGTTTCGTAACGGAATGGGTCgcagaaaaggaagaaaaatactTATCGATTGCTATCGAATAATCGCTTCTGACATGCAGACTCCTACAGCGACATTCGTATATTAGAAATAGTGTCAACAATTTGtttcccttctccgttaattccgacAATTTATTGCGAGTTTCCATCGATCGGTAAGATTACCTACCAATACGTCATAATTTGCAGATTCTTACCTACATCGTGCgtagttttatttttatcgcTCGATCGGTAACGATGAAAAATAAGAAACAGGAATCGATTCGAAACGACCGCGAGGAAGATATATATCATTCTAATCGACTCAATAGAGACCCAGACCGTTTTCTCGTTCTGCATGTTCGGCTGTATAAACATACGGACGGACAGCTTCTTGGGTCGCCTGAGGCGTCCTATAAATTTGCTTTCTTCTCGCAAGCGTTAGGAGatactgttttttatattatatataaatatatatataaatatatatatacaaacgaacagataaatatatatatgtatatgtgtgtacGCGCGCGAATACGTTGCACAACGGTGTTAAAATATTGAACAAGTTTCAGCTCGAACACGAATAAGCGGCGCAATAAATAACACGGGGAAAATACGAGGAAGGTACAACCGGGGTTACAGCTGGGAATAAGCATTTTATGATGTATGTACGCGACGTTATAATCACAGGTAATTGTGAGTAATAATCGTGAAGAAAGTGAAAGATAAACAGGGGCGGGGGGAGGTTAGTAAAGAGACGGGAGTGGGAAGGAGACGAGTCGATTAGTCGAACGAGACGAACGATACGTTAGAATATCTACGATTCATGTGATTGTaaatatatagtatataaataACGTAACGTTAATTAACGATATGCCGTACGTGTTACACTaaagaaacaagaaaaaaaataaataacgtTACTGTGTAATTTTTCGGATCGTAAACGCATTCGAATGGGTCTGGCCGCCCGTGCTAACCGGCTCGAGATCGTGTTTCAAGAGACATCTGATTGTGAGAACTAGAGAGAATTCACGGTCGAACTTTCTCGATCTGTCTGACCCTCTTACATTCCGCGCAACTTTTCAATCGATCGCTTACCATACTATCACGCACTTCTGTTTCTTCTCTCGATCGATAACACGTAAACATTTCCTGAAATTCACCAGAAATTTATCACGAAGACGTTCGGGAGTTTCTCGATACGCGAAAACGCTTGCAAGAACGAACGCAGCGAAGGAATATGTAAATGAAGTGggaaagaatgaaaaaaaaaaaagaaaagaaaagaaaaagaacttTAACGGACGACAGTGCGGAGAAATATAGAAGAGAAAAGGAACACAGAGGGTAGCACCGTCGCGCATGCTTTTTCCGGCACATCGGTGTATCGAGACAACAAAATGGAGCGCAGCTGTGTTCAGTGCGTTCCTGGATAGCACGGGCCGGCCACACGCGACTAGATGTAACACTAATTAACGCCTAGCGTAAGAACTAACGGATATAAATGAAGGATTATATTGTCTGATATAATAACCAGGTGTGGACGTACACGCGTATACGTGAATGTGTGCATGAAATTACACGCGTGTGATATATgcttgcaaaaaaaaaaaaaaaaacgaataagattggaggggagagagagagaaagagagagtgtgcACGTGTGAAACAGGTTAAGAAGAACGGGAGAAAATGAAGAGAGAATGggcaagagagaaggagagaaagaaagtGAGAAACAGAAAGTGTGAAAGTGTaaatgaaagaaaaaggaaCGTATACACACGCGaagagtaaaaaaaaaaaaaaaaaaaagggttgTTCGTTGGACTGACGTGTTAAGGCGTTGGTCGAATGACGCACTTTAAGATAAAAAGGGACGACCGGGAACAATCCTTCTTGTACCGTTTCTTCCCTTTCTTCTTTCCGCGCCTCGCGAGGCCACTCGTAACGAAAGATAAAAAGAAAGGGCTAAAGATAGGGCTCACCTCGAGGCCACAATTAAAGCTTGCCCGCTTCCTGCACCCTTTCTTCTTACAACAACCGGGGCCTCCCCTCGCCAGGTGGAAGAAGGAAGTTGTAATTTCCGCGCTCGTCCTCGTCGCCCCTTTATTATAACAGAGATAACAAAGAGGAGGCGAGAAAGATGAAGATGGTGACGCTGATGGCGGTGATGATTATaataatgatgatgatgattgAAATAAAAACGTCGTCTAAGGTATACTAACGTCGTAGGCAGCATTGAATTTTTGTACCATTGTCTATAGTAGCTCTTAAGTGTCGCGGATTTTTGTGTTCTTAAGACGCCCGCCTTTGCAGGCTTGAGTACGTACTTATGTATTCTCGGTTTTGTCGATCGCTCGCGGGGCGGATATTGATTTTCGATCCTAGCAAGCTACACGAACTTACGTTTAATCACTGTGTTCTTCGCTTCAAAAGTATTCCCAGATCAAACCTGTATCAGTGACACTTTATCggaaacataacctaaaattcatttaacatAGACTTGTGATACTCTCCTTCCTGTTTCGGGTTTATATCATTTCCGagatcaatgaaataaaaatagagaTAAAAGTAGCAATCAAAAACCACTGATACCTGTAATTCTATACTGCCACTTGCATACTGCCAATTTTATGCTGCCTCTTCATGGTTGATTTAACGTTTGCTTTTacgattatttcttatttgcataaAATATTCCCGTGGTATATTTTGTTTCAGGTAAATTTGGCTGTATATATTTTGTATCTCTGCAATTAGACATCGTACCAACTACGTCAAATCCGCCCCTGCGACAAATACGTACCCGTTCCCGAGAGTCGCGGTACGCGAATATCGAAAGATCCTTTTTCGTGTGATGATTGACCGTCCTGACAGTTCGTCGATGTGCTCTTATGCGTAGATACTCGAAGTTAGTTTTTTCGATAGTAGGTAATACGAGTAACAGATGGCGGTACGATTCTGCCGAAGATAAATCGGAATCAACGAGCCGGGAGTCAGTTTCGCGAGTGAATTTACCCAATTCGATTATCGAAAAGAAGGAAGACGAACATTCCAAATGATACCGCCAACGCGTTATACGATTGAAAGTCGTGATCGATGGTTGAAACTGGATTGCCGGTAAGACAATTTCATAAAGTAAATCTTGTCGAAACAGCATTGTATACTGGTACGGTGTTAATTTATTCCTCATGGAATAATGGATGGGTATTGATTCCGTGAAAAGCGTGCATGAAtgattattgtgattttaaccCTCTACAGCTTATTACCTAGTTGTTAATCGTGAAGATACGTCGTAGATAATTTTTAAAACGGAAAGcatgtaagatgtaaaaattctATATAatggtatttttatttaatacacAGTAACATGATTCCACTTCTATTCTTTTAATACTAATATTTCTCGTTCTTTCTTATCTTGACAAATATAGTTTCATCACGGATTTACACCATTCCATTTAGGAATAATCGTTTCACTTTACATTCTACCGTATCATATCCTTCGCGATTATTTCACATTTATATATACTTTAGATAGGAAAATAATTTTAGCTGTAGAGGGTTAGAAATAAATAAGAGGTATGCAGTCGTCGATCGAAACCCTCGGGACGGAGAAGATTTCATCAATCCCTCATTATCGGCGATATTAATATACGACTCGTCGCGCTTTCCTTGTTGCACGACAAATAAATAGGAAGCCATTGAGGCTCCTGACTCTCTGGTGATACGTGCGGTTCTTCGTTTTAAAAATACAACGAAGAGACACTTAAACAAAGTTGCAAAGTACTAGGATGATTTCCGTTCGATGAGAAAACGCGAAGGATTTAATATCAGGAGTCTCGATCGCGACAGGAGAAAATCAATCTATCATGAACGTGTTCAGTTTACGTGAAACCTTCCATAACGATAGTTACGTTTCCAATGCGCGACAGATCACACGTAGCAATGGGTCTAATTAATCGTTAACGCGTGCCGTTTGCCGGTTCGAACGTTCGACGAAGCTGATGACAATTTAAATCATACGCAACGTACAATCGATTTAAAACATAAACGATCAGAGAGAGGGTGGGGGATAATCGACGGAGAAGACAGTGGAAGGGGAAAGCGTTTGTCGAGCGCCCGAATAAGCGAACATCGATTTAAAATTaacctaaataaattaattgaaaagAAAACTTGAGAAACAAGATGTCCCTCGAAGCAAGCCTCGTCTCGCAGATTCTCAAATGTACACCTTGAGCGCTTTAGGGTAAATCGGAATAGACTTAAACGAATCCGCGAGATGATGCCGAGGGAAAACAATATTGCGTGGATGAACGGAGGATGAGAAACGAGCGGGAGTACGAACGCGTGGGTGCAACGTGTGCGTGAAGAAGatcgagaaagaaagagaaagagagaaaatgaTCGAGCTGAGAGTAAGAGAGAAAGATAATAAATCAATGTTAAACCGATCATTACCGATTTACAATTTTGAGAGACACATCTTCGTTATTCGCCATTTCTCTGCATACGTTCAACCTCGGTTTCATATGCTGGACGTTGCCCTCTCACGGGCATAAATCACAACTGAATCGACCGATGCTTTGCCGCgggatttcttttcttttcgaaaGAATTAACGACTAatgaattattcaaaatattctacATCGATGCACTGGATGTTTCTCATGCTGCAGATGCTGTGTTATCAATCTATGGGGCATCGTCCGCATCGGAATATACATTACACACAAAGTCTCAGCGTTTCCGTTTTTTCAAAGTATCGTGACAGCAGGGACGAGGTGAACTGTCCCGTTCTATGTGTGTAAGAACCATAAAGCTTAATGAAGAACATTATACTATGAACTTACGGATACTAAATAAAAGTAAGCCAAACCGTTATTGATTGTAATGTGTCTTTTTACCTTTGCGTAATCGACTACTTCGTTTTATTTCAATTCTTATTCTATTATCTTTTGAGGAGTTCACTGTAGGTAGTTTATTAAGAGAGAAATTTTCAAtccttaaaataaaaaaagaaaacgtgtCAATGAATTGGTCACATTGATAAGAGAAAACAGCGATCCTTGTAGTTGCACATTTATTATGCACATATCGAAAAAGTTATAAATGCTGTATATTTTGTTCATTATATAAATTCTTTTACATTGACTAGTTAAAAAAACTTTATTCAGACCTTTTATTTCTATTGCGAGTCTTCATACAGATCCGAATAATTTCTTGGAAACGTACAAGGTAGTAGGCACTTACAAGCCGAAAAACACCCATCAACGTCGACTGTAGAAGAACATCTAGAATCGAATGAAACGGTGACATTCCGGAACATAAAACGGTTAACATGAATCCTTCCATACCAATAGAGGAGAAAAATTTTCCagcctaaaaaatattttgtcttgccaattatttatcattaactGCGTAATGTACAATTTTGATTTCTTTTTACCAATGCATCTTTAAAAAGTCCTTTTGCTACTGCTTCTGGGCTAACAAGAGAACTAGTTTCAGATATAAGTTTTGTTTCAAGAGGCTTAGATAATTCTTCTATGGCAAAACCTGGGGTATCGGTATCTGGAGGTAAACTAAGAGTTACAGAAATATTGTACGGTGCAACTTCCATAGATATACTTTCTGCCAGACCGCGAAGTGCAAATTTTGTACTACAATAGGCTGAGTAGCCAAATATACCTAAAAAgcagaaatattaataacaagatATAGAATATAAACACGTTAAATTAGAATATTGCAATACATACCTAATAATGCAGCCTGAGAAGAAGTTAATACAATGATTCCTTCTTGAGAAGCTTTCATTCTTTGGATGACAGCTTTTATACAATAATACGAGCctaagaaattaatattaatcattttttgTAAGGTCTGTTATCGAGGTATCTTCAATTTTGCCACAAATTGCAGTTCCAGCACAGTTTACCAACATATATACCGGACCCATAGTTCTTTCTAAATCACTGAATGCTTTTTCTACCGCATTATAATCTTCGCCAATATCTAATGATAGATATTCCACTTTTGAACATCCTTGTCTTTGCATGCatgaataatttcattttttgcAACTTTTAATTTTTGAACATCTCTTGCAATTATTGTCACATGAGCTCCATGCTTGGCAGCAAGAATTGCAACACATTTTCCTATACCACTTGATCCACCAGTTACCTAATAAGAAAAACATTAAGAAAGTTTCATATCAAatcttaataaatataaaatgttgttttattCGCGTTTTAAAAGTGCTGTGTCAATATGTAATCTCAATATAGGTTAGGTACGTATTAATGCTTCATTACTTACAACAACATGCTTATTGTTAACGTCCTTTATTTTTCTTCGGAAAAATACATATTCCACAAACAAAGCAATGATTGgtatggcaataattattaatattatgttaaatatcCCTACCATCATTTATATTCTACAAAGCTTTGACAGTGCTACGTCTTAAACAAAAACCAATTCAAGTCATACATTTAAGTATTACCACTAAaacataatttatttaagaGGGAGCATTCCAGCGAAAATCTACTAGTAACTGTCCAGGCAAAGTTTTGAAAATACACATCTGTATAGCATTTTTTACGCTGATTCAAAACGTGCAACGGAAGATTGGACGAATGCACAATCACAAAGAAAACAAACTCTACACGAAGAAGATCCAACATACGGAACAGGTGGCTTTAATTGCGACACACCAAAACAGCCATggttaaatgaaaaattttagaaataaaaattagttgcaAAAATAATTTCAGTATACATCGAGTTAACGTAAAAATACTATAAAAAAcgtatattttctaaattttatctatacaattACTGGTAGTTTATATTAAGTTATTCATTAACTTTGAATCAATCAAACCTACCCAATGTTGTGCTggtaaaagaacaattacacaaGTGATTCATGTGCTGTAAGGTTCTAAcccaaaaattttcatattttgcaaatcTATTTGCAAATTGTTAAGTAAGAAATAACAAATTATATAAATGATGATAGGTGCAATTTATAAGTAATCATCGGGCTAAAAcatcctatttttattttaaatataattttgtaaattaatatttcttttatctCTATCATCGACAACACTTGGTATGTTATCAGCTGATGTTCACGAATGTTTCTTATTACCTCGTGAGACTAAATTCTGAAATACCGATCGTGAGAAAAGATTTACTCTGCCCTCTATCATTTAACCGAGAAATTTAGTAATTACATTTAATTCAACTATCGAAGTTAGTAGTCATCGGATTTATGTCGTCGCGTAAACATTACGTTGTTAAAATTCTTAACGTTTTATAAacgataattaaaaatttatacgCGATATACcgtcacaaataaaaaaaataccacATTATCCAAAAATTCGTTTGATAAAGATAAGTTTAAACgcaattttgttaaaattacagGCATTAACGTGACATCATCGAAGTGTTTGTATCATCGATACATTCAAGAAGATTACGGACGCTTAAAAACTAGTAACATCTTTGTtctcggtaagttatcctatCCTACAGCTTATATCTAATTTCATAATTAAATTTACTTGTAATTCTAGCCAATACAAATGTTATAATCCTTGTCTATACTGAATCGATAACATAAAAAGTGACGTTGAAAACAAATTGGATAGGAGTTCCTAGAACGCCCTATGCGTGCAACAAAACGATGCATTAGATAATGAATCTATCTTACACCTCGTTTGTAGTGATAAAACATCTTGTGGTTTTATGGAACAGACTCATTCGTGGTTATAATCTTTAAAAGTGTCAGATCGAAAGCAAGTCAGAAACATCAAAGaatcaatgactccaagaaacaCGAACCAAAGAATTCATCGATTAACCCCGTCTACCTGAAAGTGAATTAAAGATCCTAAATTAATCAGTTACGACATTAAACAAGATTATCTCCATAAACCCTTACGTTGAACCATCATCGACAAGTGGCTCCACGCGTTCATTTGCGAAACTACGCCGATAACCCTTTACTCCCCAGATAAAACACTCGACAGAAATTACTAACTCATTTCTCTGCACTCGCACCGTTGCGAACGAACCTTAAATCACGTGCGCAAATAGAACGCAACGTATTCTTCCTTAACAcggcgaaataaaattttcccgTCTTTATTATCCCTTAATATATTTCCCGGGGAAAATCAGGTGGCGCGAGGAAAAGAATTTCGAGCGTGCATTACAAGGAAACATATTTCGGAATACATGGCTATTCAAATCGGTAGCTAAATGCATTGCGCGTGGCCGAGATGAAAAAGCTCCCGAAACACGGATCGATCCTGCGCTCGGTGCACTGCTCCAGGGCGGGTTGCATACAAATAGGTTGCAACGAAACGCAAGGAACTGTGGAAGTTGTCGGGGATTAGCTTGTTGTCAGTGCATGGCTGGGCTTTTTCTCCTTAACCACGGCGTATCGAACGGCGGCCGGGTTGACCGGAAAGATTATTAATTAGCCGACCCCGGGAACTTGAATAGTTGGCTGCTCGCGGAAAGGGGTGGGGGCAGATGGGTCGTACGTGCATTCACCCCCGTTACCGTGGGGCAAAGTCCCCGCTTCACCCCTGCCGTTATCCTTCGAGCAAAAGGTCACGTACCACCACCCTGTCGATCGTTCACCTCGTCCTGGGAGTCGCTCCTGTTAGTCAGGTTAAAGCGGAAGGTACGAAGAACCACTCTGCACTTGGGATATCATCCACGCTAACGCGAAAAGCAGTCCGCCGCGTTATCTACTGATAATTCTCACGTAATCCAACCGAAACTGGAAGAAAAAGTATCAAAGCCAATTATGCCAACGAATTAAGAATTAATTATATCGTTAAATATCGCgtgttaattataaataatagcgACGTTTTAACGGTAAACCTATCGCGGTCAAATGACGGTGAACGGAATAGTGGAACTCTTTAAAAAATAGAACAACGGAAGACATTGAGGTAACGATTTGCACGTATATCGAAAGAAAAATTAGGGTGGTAACGTTAAAGGTGgaattttgaatgaaaatttGGGAAACAGTGATTTACACTATGGTAGGTTCAGCGTTAAATAAACAAAAGTTGCGAAGAGTGCTTTATATAAATGATTAAGTATAATATAAATGCAAAGTAGAGTTTTATTACACGAATCATGTCATCGCGttaaaaagatattaaaatatCAGACTTTCGGGGTGTATTGAAATCGATTGGGTCAACGGAAGGGTATAAATTATCGAGAATGGATGTTCATTTTGCGAACTAATAATAGAAGACTGTGAAGTTAAAGATTATTATACACCATGTCGAAATTATTATTCTAAATGTTACATGAATGATCGAATATAAGTATAAATATAGCTATGCTTTGTTGCTTCGTAATTACAAAGAAAAATGCGGGGATTTAAACGGAGTGTAATGTACGCCTGATCGGAAATGAGTATTTATTTACGAGAATTAATAACAAGCGTTATTAAATATCATTATAAACGATAGGAGACAAGgttgacaccctgtataaacgaaAGTATATCACGTAGTGTTGTTGTAAATGATCGAGTATTGTATAAACgcggaatagaaatttattgcgCCCGATGCTTATTTCGCACAAGGTAAACGTACACATCGCGATATAAATTACCCATTACGTTCGAACGTATTGTATGAGAGCGTAATATATTAGTTCTTTAACACATCGCGCGCCATTCGCAGATTGCCGTGTTGTAAATAACAGTTCTGCACTGGAACGTTAATGAAAAGGAAGGTTTCCTGTATTTTTCTCACGCATCCATTAACCCTTCGAGGCCATAATGATTTCGATtatttttttctcctttttttttttaattatcgctTGATTCGTGTTAACCCTTCCGAGGGCCCTTACAAGATTCTTATTAGGTGTTGTtgattcttttttaatttattcctgtttatttctcgttatatatatattttttttgtattctGGATTGAATCTGAAATTTGATAGATTTGATTAGGTTTAATTCAAAGGTGAATTTAAATATTAGGTTTAGGTATTTTGTGGTCACTCTTCTGAGGGTTCTTGCAAGGTTCGTACTAGGTGTTTGTtgattcttttttaatttattcctgtttatttctcgttatatatatatatatattttgtttgtATTCTGGATTGATTCTGAAATTTGATAGATTTGATTTAGGTTTACACCAATGGTGAATTTAAATATTAGGTTTAGGTATTTTGTGGTCACTCTTCTGAGGGTTCTTGCAAGGTTCGTACTAGGTGTTTGTTGAttcctttttaatttatttctgtttatttctcgttttatatatattttgtctGTATTCTGGATTGATtctgaaatttgataaatttgaTTTAGGTTTAAACCAAAGGTGAATTTAAATATTAGGTTTAGGTATTTTGCGGTCACTCTTCTGATGCTCCTTGCAAGATTCGTATTaggtttttaatttattttcgtttTACCTATTTTTTACTAGTATTCAGGATTGCAAAATTTATTAGATTGGTTTAGATTGTAAACCAAaggtaaatttaaatataagttTAGATATTTCGTATTCACCTTATT from Lasioglossum baleicum unplaced genomic scaffold, iyLasBale1 scaffold2473, whole genome shotgun sequence includes:
- the LOC143221485 gene encoding LOW QUALITY PROTEIN: 3-ketodihydrosphingosine reductase-like (The sequence of the model RefSeq protein was modified relative to this genomic sequence to represent the inferred CDS: inserted 1 base in 1 codon; deleted 1 base in 1 codon), with amino-acid sequence MVGIFNIILIIIAIPIIALFVEYVFFRRKIKDVNNKHVVVTGGSSGIGKCVAILAAKHGAHVTIIARDVQKLKVAKNEIIHACKDKDVQKXEYLSLDIGEDYNAVEKAFSDLERTMGPVYMLVNCAGTAICGKIEDTSITDLQKMININFLGSYYCIKAVIQRMKASQEGIIVLTSSQAALLGIFGYSAYCSTKFALRGLAESISMEVAPYNISVTLSLPPDTDTPGFAIEELSKPLETKLISETSSLVSPEAVAKGLFKDALAGKFFSSIGMEGFMLTVLCSGMSPFHSILDVLLQSTLMGVFRLVSAYYLVRFQEIIRICMKTRNRNKRSE